The window GGGCTGCCGGCGCGACCGATCAGCTGCGCCAGAGTCTGCCCGCCTTCGTAACACGACTCCGATACGGCGGTGATCGGTGGGCCGTCCGGTCCGTGGAGGTCGACGTACCTGCCCAGCAGGGCCATCGAGTTCGTATCCACCTTCGACCGAAAGTAGGACGCGGCGGCGAACATTCCCACCAACGCGCCGGGCCCGCTCGCGATCATCATGTTCTCGTCCATCAAGGGTGTGAACCTGATCAGCCGGTCCTGAAGGCCGGCGCGGGCGAAGCTCCGGTTGAAGGCCACAGCGTCTTGTCCGACCAGGAGCATGCACACTCCATCGCACTCGGTCTCGGCGATGTGTCGGACGACGCGCCCGATGTTTCGGCCACCGAGACTGACGAACGACTGACCGACGATGTCCAGTCCGATTTCGTCGGCGAAGGCGTGCACGGCCGCTGCGGAGCGGCGCGGCCAGACGTAGTCGTCGCCGACGACATACCACCTCCGCATTCCCATGTGTTCGCGCATCCAGCGCAACGCGGGTTCGATCTGCAGTCGCGGCGTTTCACCGCTGCAGTAGACACCAGGTCGGTGTTCCCCGCCTTCGTACAATGCCGGATAGACGTAGGGAACTCGGCCCGCGAGCACGGGCGCGAGGGTGTGACGTACGGAGGAAATGTGCCAGCCGGTGACGGCATCGATGCGTCCCTGATCGACCAACGCACCCACTTCGGCCGCAACTCGTGCGGGATCACCACCGCCGTCCACCACCTCCATCCGGACCTCGCGGCCCAGAATGCCGCCCGCGTCGTTCAGGTCACGGGCGACCAGCTCGCTCATCGCCTCACACGAGGGCCCGAAAAGGCCGGCGGGCCCTTGCAGGGGCACCACCATCGCGATCGTCCAGTCCGACGACCGGGTACGTTCGGGTGCGTATATCATCTCAAATGAAAGTATTTGTCATGAATGCAGTTCGGGCAACAGGGGAGAATCGAGATGGCGGAGAGACAGATCCCGGACGAGGATCGGCCGGAGTCCCTGGCGGCGTCGCTGACCCGCGCGTCTCGACGCCTGGCTGCCGATATCGACACGGCACTCAAACCCCACGGGCTTGCCCTCGATCACTGGTTGGTGCTCGAGGCGCTCGCTCGAGAGCGCGGTTTGACGATGGCGGACCTGATTGTCCGGACCGCTGCGAACGGTGCGACGCTGACCCGAATCGTCGACCGTCTGGTGTCCACCGCAGCCGTGTATCGCGAGGTCGACTCGGTGGATCGCCGCAAGGTTCGCGTCTACCTGAGCGCACGCGGACGGGCTCTCCATCGCCGGCTTGCCACCGTCGTACACGAGCACGAACGCATATTCCTCGAGGGGAACCATCTCCCGGAGGCTGCTCTCCATCGACTCTGACTCACTTTCACTACGGTGACCGAGGTCAGAGCCGGGCACCGATGGCGAATCGGCGGTTTGCCTCAGTGCGACTTCACCTATGTCGCCGGCCACGACAACCCCGCCGGACCGCGTGCCGTCCGAGTTGCGGACAGCACGTGGTTCCGGACCAGTCGGCCCGCGCCGTCCGATCAGTGCGGTTTCCGTCGATCCATGGCCGGAGGGGACGTTGGCGTGCAGGCGCGGCATTTTGTAGTCGACTACCGAGGCCCCCACCGTGGCGGGATTTGACGAAATATCGCCTTGACGCATTTACACGACCTTCTTTCATAGCCACGCCCCATGGGGGTCTCGCTCCCTGCTGGCAAGAGGTTAGATGCATCACACGTCGGTGACTGTCCACCCGGCGCAGGGATTGTCCACATAGCGCAGAGACTTTCAGAAACGCAGGGGGTTTTCGTTTACTACGTCGTAGTCAGGGTTTGCGACGGCGACTGCCCATACCGCCTCCGGTACTCGGCAGAGAATCGTCCGGCGTGCCGAAAACCCCAGCGGTAGGCCACATCAGCGACCGCATCGTGGCGCGGATCCGCCTGAATCAGGTCCTGATGGGAGCGCTCGAGCCGGAGGTCCCGAAGATAGG of the Rhodococcus oxybenzonivorans genome contains:
- a CDS encoding substrate-binding domain-containing protein, with translation MIYAPERTRSSDWTIAMVVPLQGPAGLFGPSCEAMSELVARDLNDAGGILGREVRMEVVDGGGDPARVAAEVGALVDQGRIDAVTGWHISSVRHTLAPVLAGRVPYVYPALYEGGEHRPGVYCSGETPRLQIEPALRWMREHMGMRRWYVVGDDYVWPRRSAAAVHAFADEIGLDIVGQSFVSLGGRNIGRVVRHIAETECDGVCMLLVGQDAVAFNRSFARAGLQDRLIRFTPLMDENMMIASGPGALVGMFAAASYFRSKVDTNSMALLGRYVDLHGPDGPPITAVSESCYEGGQTLAQLIGRAGSPSVAAIDAALDGTAYEGPRGTVEFKGRRAHQPVHLAVANGLDFDALTTL
- a CDS encoding MarR family winged helix-turn-helix transcriptional regulator, with product MAERQIPDEDRPESLAASLTRASRRLAADIDTALKPHGLALDHWLVLEALARERGLTMADLIVRTAANGATLTRIVDRLVSTAAVYREVDSVDRRKVRVYLSARGRALHRRLATVVHEHERIFLEGNHLPEAALHRL